A stretch of the Pseudobacteriovorax antillogorgiicola genome encodes the following:
- a CDS encoding aspartate aminotransferase family protein: MKNESWLAKLDQTECPDSTYTKAKPPLVFSSAEGSQIWDVEGQAYIDLCAGFGVMALGHNSPEIQELFRAQLESPRAPMVHGMGDVYPSEAKIMFIQELLALMPVHLKRAALSLTGSQAVEIALKTCLLYKPQGDFICFQGSYHGLDLGVLPLTSRRDFKDPFGSWLPQGRVVELPYHCERHEIEKAIAGMPHGLAGIFVEPIQGRAGIRPSDPSWLPMLRDVCDQEDGLLVFDEVFTGMGRIGTLTSSFEVHADLICLGKALGGGFPLSACIGTEEAFQRWPQSSGEAIHTGTFFGHPLSCRMGVSVLRRMSEDRLWERSKSLGKEAVDYLSSQLANQEAVKAVRGTGLMLGIEFEKAGEGAALMNELRAKGVIALASGEHGESLSMTPALTIKKDLLWEAFDRIIAHIQDR, encoded by the coding sequence ATGAAAAACGAATCATGGCTGGCTAAGCTAGACCAAACTGAATGTCCTGATAGTACATACACAAAAGCAAAGCCGCCGTTAGTGTTCTCCTCCGCTGAAGGCTCGCAGATTTGGGATGTCGAAGGTCAGGCTTACATCGATCTGTGCGCAGGTTTTGGCGTGATGGCCTTAGGGCACAACTCACCAGAGATCCAAGAGCTCTTTCGCGCCCAGCTTGAGTCCCCACGAGCACCAATGGTGCATGGTATGGGCGATGTGTATCCGTCTGAAGCTAAGATAATGTTTATTCAAGAGCTTCTGGCTTTGATGCCTGTTCACTTAAAGCGGGCAGCTCTTTCTCTAACAGGATCGCAAGCTGTTGAAATAGCGTTAAAAACATGCCTTTTATACAAGCCCCAAGGCGACTTCATATGCTTTCAGGGTAGCTACCATGGGCTGGACCTAGGGGTCTTGCCTTTGACTTCGCGCCGAGACTTCAAAGATCCGTTCGGATCTTGGTTGCCCCAAGGCCGAGTGGTCGAGCTACCGTATCATTGTGAGCGTCATGAGATCGAGAAAGCAATCGCAGGTATGCCACATGGCCTCGCTGGGATTTTTGTCGAGCCCATCCAAGGTCGTGCCGGTATTCGACCTAGCGATCCTAGTTGGCTGCCTATGTTAAGGGACGTTTGCGATCAAGAGGATGGTCTTCTGGTATTTGATGAGGTGTTCACAGGTATGGGGCGGATTGGGACCTTAACCAGTTCGTTTGAAGTCCATGCCGACCTGATATGCCTTGGCAAGGCTCTCGGGGGCGGTTTTCCTTTGTCAGCCTGTATCGGTACTGAGGAAGCATTTCAGCGCTGGCCACAAAGCAGTGGAGAAGCCATCCATACAGGAACATTTTTTGGCCACCCTCTTTCTTGCAGGATGGGAGTGTCGGTATTGCGCCGTATGAGTGAAGATCGCCTTTGGGAGCGCTCTAAGAGTCTTGGTAAAGAAGCGGTTGACTATCTTTCAAGTCAGTTAGCTAACCAAGAAGCAGTTAAAGCGGTTCGCGGGACTGGCTTGATGTTAGGTATTGAGTTCGAGAAAGCGGGCGAGGGCGCTGCATTGATGAACGAACTGAGAGCTAAAGGCGTGATTGCCTTGGCGAGTGGGGAGCATGGAGAGAGTCTATCTATGACGCCAGCTCTAACCATAAAAAAAGACCTCCTTTGGGAGGCCTTCGATCGAATTATAGCTCATATACAAGACCGTTAA
- a CDS encoding valine--tRNA ligase codes for MIELEATYNPKQYEDKWYKTWQDKGLFSAKVDSDKKPFTILMPPPNVTSQLHMGHGLGYTIQDLLTRWNRMKGLNACWLPGTDHAGIATQMMVEKDLEKEGKTKNDLGRERFVERLHAWKEKYGGIILDQFKSMGFSCDWSRLAYTMDPQLSEAVRHVFVELYQEGLIYRGERLVNWDTVLKTAISDDEVESKEVNGHLWYFRYPIEGTKEFIPIATTRPETMLGDTAVAVNPDDERFKHLIGKQVRLPFTNRLIPVVGDDYVKSEFGTGAVKITPAHDPNDFEIGKRHNLPFISVMNDDGTMADNCPDSFVGVDRFVARKQVIKGLKDLDLFDEEKPYKHAVPHSERSKTVIEPKLSLQWYVRMQELAKPAADVARSGELRFYPDSLKKTYLHWLDNIQDWCISRQLWWGHRIPIWYCNDCEGVSTGIEDPTNCDHCESKNIRQDEDVLDTWFSSWLWPLSPFGWPSDDEQNEDLEYFNPTDVLVTAPEIIFLWVARMVMVNLKFKQRLPFKSIYFNATVCDKKGRKFSKTLGNGIDPLEVIEKHGADAVRYTAISLAPLGGRVRMDVSDFENGARFINKIWNAARFLLQNVDESRPIKPLNELELTLPDTWLISALKDTANEVNRCLESYRVNDAVEHVYHYIWGSFCDWGLECAKEAMTGDDQDAKDRVISVLVYALDGCLRLAHPVMPFVTEELWQKLPQHPDWDRPESIVVANFPSFEAEKNPTDADNWAKVQDIITKVRSARQQSEISPKETLELYISTQDPDLKDVIERGSPWICRLANVSKVVTEANLKKPQQSLTQAGPGYELFVPVEGLLDVSKEIARLETEAKRLTKVLTGLEKKLGNENFVKRAPEDVIQQTTSQKDNLAAQLDVIEKNLEALK; via the coding sequence ATGATCGAACTAGAGGCAACTTACAATCCCAAGCAATACGAAGATAAGTGGTACAAGACCTGGCAGGACAAGGGGCTGTTCTCTGCTAAAGTGGATTCAGACAAAAAGCCATTCACCATCTTAATGCCTCCGCCAAATGTGACGTCGCAGCTCCACATGGGCCACGGCCTAGGATACACCATTCAAGACCTTCTCACTCGCTGGAACCGCATGAAAGGCCTCAACGCTTGCTGGTTACCAGGTACTGATCATGCTGGCATAGCCACCCAGATGATGGTCGAGAAGGACCTCGAAAAAGAGGGAAAGACCAAGAACGACTTGGGGCGGGAACGTTTTGTTGAGCGGCTACACGCCTGGAAAGAAAAGTATGGCGGAATTATCCTCGACCAGTTCAAGAGTATGGGCTTCTCCTGTGACTGGAGCCGCCTAGCCTACACCATGGACCCACAGTTATCAGAAGCAGTGAGACATGTGTTTGTCGAGCTTTATCAAGAAGGTTTGATCTATCGTGGTGAGCGCCTCGTCAACTGGGATACCGTTTTGAAAACGGCGATCTCCGATGATGAGGTGGAAAGCAAAGAAGTCAATGGCCACCTATGGTATTTTCGCTATCCTATCGAAGGCACTAAAGAGTTTATACCCATCGCCACCACTCGCCCTGAAACGATGCTGGGTGATACTGCTGTCGCTGTAAATCCAGATGATGAGCGCTTTAAGCACCTCATTGGCAAGCAGGTTCGGCTACCGTTTACCAATCGCTTGATTCCCGTTGTTGGTGATGACTATGTGAAGAGTGAGTTCGGTACTGGTGCGGTCAAGATCACACCTGCTCACGACCCCAATGACTTTGAAATTGGCAAGCGCCACAATTTGCCATTTATTTCGGTCATGAATGACGATGGAACTATGGCAGATAACTGCCCAGATTCATTTGTGGGTGTAGACCGCTTCGTAGCTCGTAAACAGGTCATAAAAGGCCTGAAAGATCTCGATTTATTCGATGAAGAAAAACCTTACAAACATGCAGTGCCTCATTCGGAAAGAAGCAAAACTGTTATCGAACCAAAGCTATCGCTACAGTGGTATGTTCGGATGCAGGAACTGGCAAAACCAGCAGCAGATGTCGCCCGGAGCGGAGAGCTTCGCTTTTACCCGGACTCCTTGAAAAAAACCTACTTGCACTGGCTAGACAATATTCAAGACTGGTGCATCTCACGCCAGCTTTGGTGGGGTCACCGGATTCCCATTTGGTATTGTAATGACTGTGAAGGTGTATCGACCGGCATCGAAGATCCAACAAACTGCGATCACTGCGAGTCGAAGAACATTCGTCAGGATGAAGACGTCCTCGATACATGGTTCAGTAGCTGGCTCTGGCCCCTAAGCCCCTTTGGTTGGCCAAGCGACGATGAGCAAAACGAAGATTTAGAGTATTTCAATCCGACTGATGTGCTCGTCACAGCACCTGAAATTATCTTTCTCTGGGTCGCTAGAATGGTGATGGTCAATCTCAAATTCAAACAGAGACTGCCATTTAAGTCGATCTATTTCAATGCAACCGTATGCGACAAAAAGGGTCGTAAGTTTAGTAAGACCTTAGGCAATGGGATCGATCCTCTAGAGGTCATCGAGAAGCACGGTGCTGACGCAGTGCGGTACACAGCCATCAGCCTGGCACCTCTTGGGGGCAGGGTGCGGATGGATGTCTCAGATTTCGAAAATGGCGCCAGATTCATCAATAAAATCTGGAATGCTGCACGGTTTCTACTACAAAATGTTGATGAGTCGCGGCCCATCAAGCCCCTAAATGAACTGGAGCTCACCCTACCCGACACCTGGTTGATTTCTGCCCTAAAAGATACCGCTAATGAGGTCAACCGTTGCTTAGAGAGCTATCGGGTAAACGATGCCGTCGAGCACGTATATCACTACATTTGGGGCTCTTTCTGTGACTGGGGCCTTGAATGCGCCAAGGAAGCAATGACTGGTGACGATCAAGACGCCAAAGACCGAGTAATTTCGGTTCTTGTTTATGCCTTGGATGGCTGTTTGCGATTAGCTCATCCGGTAATGCCTTTTGTTACAGAAGAGCTTTGGCAAAAGCTTCCACAGCACCCCGATTGGGATCGCCCTGAAAGTATCGTCGTGGCGAATTTCCCTAGTTTCGAAGCTGAGAAGAATCCGACTGACGCTGACAACTGGGCCAAGGTGCAGGACATCATTACAAAGGTTCGTTCAGCACGACAACAGTCTGAAATATCTCCGAAGGAAACTCTTGAGCTATATATCAGCACCCAAGACCCTGACTTGAAGGACGTTATCGAGCGGGGCAGCCCTTGGATCTGCCGCCTAGCAAACGTCTCGAAAGTCGTAACCGAAGCAAACTTGAAGAAACCCCAGCAATCCCTGACACAGGCTGGCCCCGGCTATGAGCTGTTCGTTCCCGTAGAAGGTCTCTTAGATGTCAGCAAGGAAATCGCTAGGCTTGAAACAGAAGCCAAGCGCCTCACGAAAGTTCTTACTGGTCTTGAGAAAAAGCTAGGCAATGAGAACTTTGTAAAACGTGCGCCAGAGGATGTGATCCAGCAGACCACATCCCAAAAGGACAATCTTGCTGCTCAGCTGGATGTAATCGAGAAGAACCTAGAAGCCTTAAAGTAG
- a CDS encoding radical SAM protein, with protein sequence MNHTVESQSLVITEIYRSVQGESSYAGLPCTFVRLTGCPLRCRWCDTVYGFEGGQERSIGELVDDIKALGVPLVEITGGEPLAQKNTVGLMKALIEAGFQVICETGGSEPVEGVPPEVTLIMDLKCPGSGMADRNLWENLNHLKPSDEIKFVIANRDDFDWACHVISRHDLTSRFHCLMSVAFGLLAPAELVDWILDADINVRLNLQQHKYIWSPKKKGV encoded by the coding sequence ATGAATCATACCGTCGAAAGTCAATCCTTAGTCATAACTGAGATCTATAGAAGCGTTCAAGGAGAGTCTTCGTACGCAGGCTTGCCGTGCACGTTCGTGAGACTTACAGGCTGCCCTCTTCGTTGCCGGTGGTGTGACACGGTTTATGGTTTCGAGGGCGGCCAAGAGCGAAGCATTGGCGAGCTTGTTGATGACATCAAAGCCTTAGGGGTGCCTTTGGTGGAGATTACTGGCGGGGAACCTCTTGCTCAGAAAAACACAGTGGGTTTGATGAAGGCGCTGATTGAGGCCGGCTTTCAGGTTATATGCGAAACTGGTGGCAGTGAGCCCGTAGAGGGGGTTCCTCCAGAAGTGACACTTATCATGGACTTAAAATGTCCTGGCAGTGGTATGGCGGATCGTAACCTCTGGGAGAATTTAAACCACCTCAAACCGAGCGACGAGATCAAGTTTGTCATTGCCAATCGGGATGACTTTGATTGGGCCTGTCATGTCATTTCGAGACATGATCTCACATCTCGATTTCATTGTCTGATGTCTGTTGCTTTTGGGCTCCTAGCGCCAGCAGAGTTGGTGGATTGGATTCTCGATGCTGATATCAACGTACGTCTTAATTTGCAGCAGCATAAATATATCTGGAGCCCTAAAAAGAAGGGGGTTTGA
- the trmFO gene encoding methylenetetrahydrofolate--tRNA-(uracil(54)-C(5))-methyltransferase (FADH(2)-oxidizing) TrmFO yields the protein MSDNWVHIVGGGLAGSEAAWQALRQGCKVRLYEMRPKKLTPAHKTGLLAELVCSNSLKSLNEGSAPGLLKREMELLDSLVVKAAKEARVPAGQALAVDREQFSGIISKTLQNNPNFELVEDEVSSLPTEDELLKSGDCWIVSSGPLTSNDLSKELLKLCGEEDELHFYDAIAPVIEGDSINRSVVYSASRWQEGEGDYLNIPLNKDQYNAFVDEVIAAEKMPLHDFEDVKYFESCLPIEVMIERGRDTLRFGPMKPSGLNDPATGRWAYANIQLRMEDREGAMYSMVGFQTKMKWPEQKRIFRTLPGLENAEFFKLGSVHRNTYLNSPKVLTDDLSFKRNRRILLAGQITGVEGYTESAAMGLLAGRAAAAKVLGKAAAAMPPQETMMGSLLSHVVSGGRGDYSPMNANLGLLPTIPKKRGVSKADRKAEQCSRAFEKFQDFSSTI from the coding sequence ATGTCAGATAATTGGGTCCACATTGTTGGTGGTGGCTTGGCTGGTTCCGAAGCTGCCTGGCAAGCTCTCAGGCAGGGGTGTAAAGTACGGCTTTATGAAATGAGGCCAAAAAAGCTCACGCCGGCCCATAAGACAGGGCTTTTAGCAGAGCTCGTCTGCTCAAACTCACTCAAATCACTTAATGAGGGGTCAGCCCCAGGCTTGCTCAAGCGCGAGATGGAACTATTGGACTCCCTCGTGGTGAAGGCTGCGAAAGAGGCCCGGGTTCCTGCCGGTCAAGCCTTAGCAGTGGATCGCGAGCAGTTTTCTGGGATTATTTCCAAGACTCTTCAAAATAACCCAAATTTTGAGTTAGTCGAAGATGAAGTTAGCTCCTTGCCCACTGAAGACGAGCTTCTCAAATCTGGTGACTGCTGGATTGTTTCTTCTGGTCCTTTGACCAGTAATGATCTTTCAAAAGAGCTTTTGAAGCTATGTGGTGAAGAAGACGAACTTCATTTTTATGACGCTATCGCTCCCGTGATAGAGGGGGATAGTATCAACCGGTCTGTTGTATATAGTGCAAGTCGTTGGCAAGAAGGTGAGGGGGATTACCTCAATATACCACTCAACAAAGACCAATATAACGCCTTCGTTGACGAAGTGATCGCTGCGGAAAAAATGCCTCTTCATGACTTCGAAGATGTGAAATATTTTGAATCCTGCTTGCCCATTGAAGTCATGATCGAACGAGGGCGTGATACCCTACGGTTTGGGCCAATGAAGCCATCAGGGCTAAACGACCCGGCGACTGGGCGGTGGGCATACGCCAATATTCAACTTCGCATGGAAGATCGTGAGGGAGCGATGTACTCCATGGTGGGCTTCCAGACAAAGATGAAGTGGCCGGAGCAGAAGAGGATTTTTAGAACCTTACCTGGCTTGGAAAATGCCGAATTTTTCAAGCTCGGCTCTGTTCACCGAAACACCTATCTCAATAGCCCTAAAGTACTAACTGATGATCTCTCATTCAAACGAAACCGTCGGATTTTGCTGGCCGGGCAAATTACTGGCGTTGAAGGTTACACCGAGTCAGCAGCTATGGGGCTCTTAGCGGGCCGAGCGGCTGCCGCCAAAGTTCTTGGAAAAGCCGCAGCAGCAATGCCTCCCCAAGAGACCATGATGGGGAGTCTCCTGAGTCACGTCGTATCTGGCGGGCGGGGTGACTATTCCCCGATGAATGCAAATCTTGGATTGCTGCCTACAATTCCCAAAAAGCGAGGCGTTAGCAAAGCCGATCGCAAGGCCGAGCAGTGCTCCCGTGCTTTCGAAAAGTTCCAGGACTTTTCGTCTACAATCTAG
- the tpiA gene encoding triose-phosphate isomerase yields the protein MARKPLMAGNWKMNKLPSEAADFFPEFLELSKWQKEQVDVVFAVPATHLDRLLDIGEESGISFAPQNVHWESAGAFTGEISIPMIQDLGLNYALVGHSERRQYFAETDETVANKVGTLLSAKMTPIICVGETQVERESDKTVEVITRQIKSFASKLTGGDFVVAYEPVWAIGTGLTASQEQAQDVHALIRRLLKEEIGEQADTVRILYGGSAKPANISGLLAQDDIDGALVGGASLKPADFAAMVQAAMK from the coding sequence ATGGCTCGTAAACCACTCATGGCTGGCAACTGGAAAATGAATAAGCTTCCCTCGGAGGCAGCTGACTTTTTCCCTGAGTTTCTGGAACTCTCAAAATGGCAGAAAGAGCAAGTGGATGTCGTATTTGCGGTGCCTGCGACTCATCTTGACCGTTTGCTCGATATCGGCGAGGAGTCTGGAATTTCCTTCGCCCCACAAAATGTCCACTGGGAAAGCGCAGGGGCTTTTACTGGTGAAATATCGATTCCAATGATTCAAGACCTAGGGCTCAACTATGCCCTTGTGGGCCATAGTGAGCGCCGTCAGTACTTCGCAGAAACTGATGAAACTGTTGCTAACAAGGTCGGAACGCTTTTGTCAGCGAAAATGACGCCAATCATCTGTGTTGGCGAAACCCAGGTGGAACGTGAGTCCGACAAGACGGTCGAAGTCATTACCCGACAAATCAAGTCCTTTGCTAGCAAACTCACAGGTGGAGATTTTGTTGTGGCTTATGAGCCGGTATGGGCGATTGGGACAGGGCTAACAGCGAGCCAAGAGCAAGCGCAAGATGTTCACGCGCTTATTCGCCGCTTACTCAAAGAGGAGATCGGGGAGCAAGCAGACACCGTCCGTATCCTTTATGGCGGCAGCGCAAAGCCGGCCAACATCTCAGGTCTGCTAGCTCAAGATGATATCGATGGTGCTTTGGTTGGTGGAGCTTCGCTTAAACCAGCAGACTTCGCAGCTATGGTTCAGGCGGCAATGAAGTAA
- a CDS encoding LysM peptidoglycan-binding domain-containing protein — MIRSFKPVMATIFAFAVGLTSSCASSSDEEMEDIAMEEYDQEEMVEEELVEEPAIGSSEISSDEASEETELVEESSESLASELDKLAAPDSQPTDALADPMTGMETVSDPTMMDNSMAASEPAPMDTSIPEPKQLPVIDGEVAEYVVQPGDTLGAIASKVYGTSSRWPQLASDNAINQPSLIYPGDVIRYRVNDRARDFKSAYEAVEQEVIMVQDGDSLEVIAERLFGRRDYWKPMWLLNRNEIPNPNLIYSGQIIRYLDPKKVAQTLTDKGLNMAH, encoded by the coding sequence GTGATTCGATCTTTTAAGCCGGTTATGGCCACAATATTTGCGTTTGCCGTTGGACTCACCTCTTCTTGCGCTTCGAGTAGCGATGAGGAAATGGAAGACATCGCAATGGAAGAATACGACCAAGAAGAAATGGTCGAAGAAGAGCTTGTGGAAGAACCGGCCATAGGATCATCAGAAATAAGCTCCGACGAAGCATCTGAGGAAACAGAGCTAGTAGAGGAAAGCTCGGAGTCTTTAGCATCTGAGCTGGATAAGCTGGCAGCTCCAGATAGCCAACCAACAGATGCTTTGGCAGACCCGATGACAGGAATGGAGACGGTTTCTGACCCGACAATGATGGACAATTCGATGGCAGCTTCAGAACCCGCACCTATGGATACATCTATACCAGAACCAAAACAGCTACCAGTCATCGATGGTGAAGTTGCAGAATACGTCGTTCAACCCGGGGATACATTAGGAGCGATCGCCTCAAAGGTATATGGGACGAGCTCGCGCTGGCCTCAGCTAGCGAGCGACAACGCCATCAACCAACCGAGCTTGATCTATCCTGGAGATGTGATTCGGTACCGAGTCAACGATCGAGCAAGAGACTTTAAATCAGCATACGAAGCCGTCGAGCAAGAGGTTATCATGGTCCAGGACGGGGACTCACTCGAAGTGATTGCCGAACGACTCTTTGGTCGCCGCGATTACTGGAAGCCTATGTGGCTCCTTAACCGTAACGAAATCCCAAATCCAAATCTGATCTACTCCGGTCAAATCATACGCTACCTTGATCCCAAGAAAGTCGCGCAGACATTGACTGACAAAGGCCTCAACATGGCCCATTAA
- the asd gene encoding archaetidylserine decarboxylase (Phosphatidylserine decarboxylase is synthesized as a single chain precursor. Generation of the pyruvoyl active site from a Ser is coupled to cleavage of a Gly-Ser bond between the larger (beta) and smaller (alpha chains). It is an integral membrane protein.), with protein MAKNHPLEKLVPLNLLSFLLGVMVRVKWPKPISWLVNSLFVTVFRIDMEEAERPMVEYTSIEDIFTRGLKPGARPIDGLFISPADGVLSQRGGAQEGRAVQAKGLDYELIDLVFEGQVVRQGSLVSFATVYLAPHNYHRVHAPVSGAIKKIRYIPGQLWPVNEPFVKFMPKLFNRNERLVFDIQLPGGGYVYAVMVGALNVGRISSPHLPDFVTNDWFKNSGKGFENDLNIDIKAGDELGTFMLGSTVVLVLDELAANEFELSDLSQKKPIRMGENLLNA; from the coding sequence TTGGCAAAGAATCATCCGCTTGAAAAGCTTGTCCCGTTAAATCTTCTCAGTTTCTTACTAGGGGTCATGGTTCGTGTGAAGTGGCCAAAGCCGATTTCTTGGCTTGTGAATAGTCTGTTTGTGACGGTTTTTCGCATTGATATGGAAGAGGCAGAACGACCGATGGTTGAGTACACATCGATCGAGGATATTTTTACCCGAGGCCTTAAGCCTGGAGCGAGGCCCATTGATGGTTTGTTTATATCGCCAGCAGATGGGGTACTTTCTCAGCGTGGTGGTGCTCAAGAAGGCCGTGCGGTGCAGGCTAAGGGGCTGGACTATGAGCTTATAGACCTTGTCTTTGAAGGACAAGTTGTACGCCAGGGAAGTTTAGTCTCGTTCGCTACAGTTTATCTTGCACCTCACAATTATCACAGAGTCCACGCTCCTGTTTCTGGGGCTATCAAGAAAATTCGCTATATCCCAGGACAGCTCTGGCCTGTGAACGAGCCATTTGTGAAATTCATGCCCAAGCTATTCAATCGCAACGAACGCTTGGTTTTTGATATTCAGCTGCCAGGAGGTGGCTATGTGTATGCCGTTATGGTGGGAGCGCTCAACGTTGGCCGTATTAGTAGCCCACATTTGCCGGACTTTGTGACCAATGATTGGTTTAAGAACTCAGGTAAAGGTTTTGAGAATGACCTGAATATCGACATAAAGGCAGGTGATGAACTCGGAACCTTTATGCTAGGGTCTACTGTTGTTTTGGTCCTCGATGAGTTGGCCGCAAACGAATTTGAACTGTCTGATTTATCGCAGAAAAAGCCCATTCGAATGGGTGAAAATCTGCTGAATGCCTAG
- a CDS encoding matrixin family metalloprotease, which yields MGSKYFQGVMMRYAAGVAGIIVTFGNFVACGSQLYQVSVKEDFSPSEQVKAANPEMENPDSTLYGIHAPSGWKELPIRFQFGKDMNQEQKVHFLAAIKTWEWAVGKNLFEYLGTHEQTNGDTFVDLYSSLTDEVNGQYLDANWVKTKKPNYVLATTIWNNGPDYSLITKADIRFNEEHYIIGNSLTNFATDTKEVVDMQSLALHELGHFLGLAHVDAEVDSLSIMNPSLFIGEGLTSRRLSRGDIDRIQLVYGCEGNSCDVDALLEEAEDMYSNEAFEKTAALWLDSNAPSLRAH from the coding sequence ATGGGATCCAAATATTTTCAGGGTGTTATGATGAGATATGCTGCAGGGGTCGCAGGTATCATCGTAACCTTCGGCAACTTCGTCGCTTGCGGTAGCCAACTCTACCAAGTCTCGGTGAAAGAAGACTTTTCCCCCTCCGAGCAAGTCAAGGCAGCAAACCCAGAGATGGAGAATCCTGACTCAACCCTTTATGGGATCCATGCACCCTCCGGCTGGAAAGAGCTTCCGATTCGATTCCAATTCGGCAAGGACATGAATCAAGAACAAAAAGTCCATTTTCTGGCAGCAATTAAAACCTGGGAATGGGCCGTAGGAAAGAACCTTTTTGAATACCTCGGTACTCATGAGCAGACGAATGGCGATACCTTTGTGGACCTCTACAGCTCGTTGACAGACGAGGTGAACGGTCAGTACCTAGATGCCAATTGGGTAAAAACTAAGAAACCAAACTACGTTCTTGCCACAACAATCTGGAATAATGGCCCAGACTACAGTTTGATCACAAAAGCAGATATTCGCTTTAATGAGGAGCACTACATCATCGGTAACAGCCTTACGAACTTCGCTACTGACACAAAAGAAGTTGTCGATATGCAATCCTTAGCCCTTCACGAGCTTGGACACTTTCTCGGCCTAGCTCATGTGGATGCCGAAGTCGATTCGCTCTCGATCATGAACCCTTCTCTATTCATAGGCGAAGGTCTTACATCGCGACGCTTATCTCGGGGAGACATTGACCGCATTCAACTTGTGTACGGCTGCGAAGGCAATTCCTGCGATGTTGACGCATTGCTTGAAGAGGCCGAAGACATGTACAGCAACGAGGCCTTCGAAAAGACTGCTGCACTATGGCTCGACTCGAATGCTCCAAGCCTTCGAGCCCACTAA
- a CDS encoding phosphoglycerate kinase encodes MDLRKLDQLELDGKKVLVRLDLNVPLKNGQITDDTRIQAALPTLKYITERTNKIAIMSHLGRPKGQVVEGMSLETVGLRLAELLDRDVVFVRDYTTEPLEQVLNQLDRNQIILLENLRFHEGETKNDRDFSQSLVQGFDYYVNDAFGTLHRAHASVVGVPELLPAEKRAAGFLVQKETRVLSEVQKNPRAPFVAIVGGAKVSDKIGVTLNLLNNCNQLLIGGAMAYTFLKYKGHSVGTSKVEEDKLELVESIYRNAESRRVEILLPIDHRAAPAFDESSPAQIIDGADIPEGLMGLDIGPKTAALYKSKIQQAATVLWNGPMGVFEWEAYSQGTMAVAEACAETKAYTVIGGGDSVAAINKAGVADKVDHVSTGGGASLEFLEGKVLPGVKVLSV; translated from the coding sequence ATGGATCTTAGAAAACTTGATCAATTAGAATTAGATGGCAAGAAGGTTTTAGTCAGACTCGACCTGAACGTCCCTCTGAAAAACGGCCAAATTACCGACGACACCAGAATTCAAGCTGCGCTTCCGACTTTGAAGTACATCACAGAGCGCACAAACAAAATTGCAATCATGTCTCATTTAGGGCGACCGAAGGGGCAGGTTGTTGAAGGCATGAGCCTGGAAACAGTGGGTTTGAGACTAGCGGAACTACTCGATAGAGACGTCGTTTTTGTCCGCGATTATACGACCGAGCCTCTCGAACAGGTTTTAAATCAATTGGATCGCAATCAGATTATTCTTTTAGAAAATCTGCGTTTCCATGAGGGCGAAACTAAAAACGATCGAGATTTTTCACAATCTTTGGTCCAGGGTTTTGATTACTACGTGAATGACGCGTTTGGTACCTTGCACCGGGCTCATGCCAGCGTTGTCGGCGTTCCGGAGCTATTGCCAGCTGAGAAAAGGGCTGCAGGCTTTCTGGTGCAAAAAGAAACTCGCGTTTTGTCTGAGGTTCAAAAGAATCCCCGCGCACCTTTTGTAGCGATTGTCGGCGGTGCGAAGGTGTCGGACAAGATTGGTGTTACCCTAAATCTCCTGAACAACTGCAATCAGCTCCTAATCGGCGGAGCGATGGCCTACACCTTTTTGAAGTACAAAGGCCACTCTGTGGGTACATCCAAGGTCGAAGAAGACAAGCTGGAACTGGTTGAATCTATTTACCGCAATGCCGAGTCTCGGCGGGTGGAAATCCTTCTGCCGATCGATCATCGAGCTGCGCCTGCTTTCGACGAATCGAGCCCTGCTCAGATAATCGATGGTGCTGACATTCCAGAAGGTTTGATGGGCCTTGATATCGGCCCAAAAACAGCAGCTCTGTACAAAAGTAAAATTCAACAAGCCGCAACTGTTCTTTGGAATGGGCCTATGGGAGTATTCGAATGGGAGGCTTACTCCCAGGGAACTATGGCGGTTGCGGAAGCCTGTGCTGAGACCAAGGCGTACACTGTCATTGGTGGTGGGGATTCTGTGGCGGCAATTAATAAGGCGGGCGTTGCGGATAAGGTGGATCACGTGTCTACCGGTGGTGGTGCATCTTTAGAGTTTCTTGAAGGTAAGGTGCTTCCTGGTGTTAAGGTTCTTTCTGTTTAA